GTGCCCGAACAGTTCGATGAGCGCGATTTCGTGCGCGAGGCTGGGCATCGGCTCGTTCGGAAAGTCGTCGCGCATGAGGCGCGCAGGGGCGTGCTGCACGATGACCCCGGTGGGCCTGCTTCCTCGAATGATGGCGCCCGAACTGAGGTACGCGGGGTGGCTCAGCGCGCCCTGCCCCTCGATGACGATGACGTCGGGGTTTTCGACTTCAAAGGCTCGCACTACTTGGTGTTCGACCTCGCCCGATCGGTACTGCGGCACCATCGCATCGACCGCGGCGCCGTAGAGACCGCCCTGCATGATCGTCGTCTGCCCTGTTCCGACGAGCACCGCCGTGAGGCCACGCGCGCGCAGCGCCGCGACGAGGATGGTCGCCGTCGTGCGTTTGCCGATCGAGCCGTCCGTGCCGAGAACGGCGATGCGCGGACACGTAACCGTGCGAATGCGGCCCGAGTACAAGCGCAGGTCCTTGGCGAGGCGCTGGCGGCGCACGTCGGTGATCGTCACGCTGCTGAGGCGTGCCGCCGCTGACATCTCGGCGTCGTCGCCGAGCAGTTCGTGCAGGCCATTGATGATGTGCATGCCGCGCGAGATTGCGTCGAGCAACACGGCGCGGTGCGCGTCGGTCAGTACCCCGTCGGCGGGCGCGATGCCCCAGATGAGGTAATCGGGTAGGTCGGCGCGCAGGGCGAGTGCCTCGGCCAAGTCCCCCACGACGGGGATGCCCGGGGCCACGCCGTCGAGAATGTCGCTCGCGTCGCGGCCGGCGAAGCGCGCGTCGACGACGCTCACGATGTCGTAGAGCTCTGAGTGCCGAACAAGGCCGTTCGCCGTCTTGCCGTCGGCATCGCCGAATGCGCCGTCGCAGTACACGACGGCGGTCGAGCCGAGGGGGAGAACGGCCGCGAGCGGCTGGTGCGGTTGCATGAGATGCTCCTTCGCGACCAGCGAGAGCCGGTGCCTGACCGTAGCAGGGTGGCCTGCGGGTTAGCCTGGCTCGATGCGCCGCTTCGCTGAGCTCGCCGTCGAGTCCACACCCATGGGGGAGCTCGTGCTGCGCCGTCGCCACGACCCCGTCATCGACGCGGAGGTCTACGAGGTCAAGCTGGGCGATGAGTTCCTCATGTCGAGCCTGTTCACGGTTGCCGAGGAAGAGCTCGCCCGGCTCGGTCTCGCCGCCGTCCACGGTTACGGGCCTCTCGACGTCGTCGTCGGAGGTCTGGGACTCGGGTACACGGCGGTGACCGCCCTCGATGATGCGCGCATCCACTCACTTGTGGTGATCGATGCGCTGCGACCCGTCATCGATTGGCACGAGCGTCGGCTTCTACCGGTGAGTGACCGGCTCGTCAGCGACTCCCGCACCCGGCTCGTCGCCGCCGACTTCTTCGCGTGGGCGCGCGGTGACCAGCCTGACGGCACTCCCCGCGAACCGGTTGACGCCATTCTGCTCGATGTCGACCACACGCCTCAGCACACGCTGGACGCCTCACACGCCGACCTCTACACGGTTGCCGGTTTTCGTCGACTGGCCGAGCGGCTGCGGCCGGGCGGCGTCTTCGCGCTGTGGTCAGACGAACGCCCACACGCGGGCACGCTCAGCGACCTGGAGGCCGCATTCGACGATGTCGCCGGGCACACTGTCGCCTTCGCCAACCCTCTGACGGAGGGTGAATCGGTCAACGGCGTGTACGTCGGGCGTGCGCGCAGGCCCTAGAACACCGCGTCGGGGTTCATGATGCCGAGCGGGTCGAACGCCGCCTTGATGCGCCGTTGCAACGCGAGCTGGTGCTCGCCGAGCTCGTCCACGAGGTGTCGCTTCTTCAGCACGCCGATGCCGTGCTCGCCGGTGAGGGTGCCGCCGAGGGCGAGCGCTTCCCGGAAGACCGCGTGCGCTGCCTGCCAGACCGGCTCGGGCACAGCATCCCCCGAATAGACGAAGTTGGGGTGCAGGTTGCCGTCGCCCGCGTGGGCGACCGTCGGAATCTCGACGCCGAACTCCGCCGAGATGCGCTCGATCGCGGCGAACATCTCGGGAAGCCGGCGCCTCGGCACGGCCACGTCTTCGATCAGCACCGAGCCGTGCGCCTCCATCGCGGCGTGGAAGGACCGGCGGACGGTGAGCAGCCGCTCGGCGCTCGCCTCGTCGGTCGACACGTCACCGTCGCCACCCGCCGCGCGCACGAGGGCGAGCGCCGATTCGGCATCCGCGATGGCCTGCGGGCCGTCCGTCTGCACCAGCAGGTGCGTGGTGCCGTCGAGCGGCAGCGGCAGCCCGAGATACGCGTGAATGCGTGACAGGGCGAGTGGATCGATGATCTCGAGCGCCGCTGGACGCACCCCGCTCGCCATGATGGCCGCGGAAGCCGCGCCCGCGGCCACGACCGACGGCAGGTGGGCGCCGATCGTCGCGGTCGTCCCCGCCGGAACCGGCAGCAGTCGCACCGTCGCACCGACGACAACGCCGAGCGTTCCCTCGCTGCCCACCATCAGGCCGACGAGGTCGAGCCCCGTAACGCCCTTCACGGTGCGGTGGCCGAGGCGCATGAGCGTTCCGTCGGCGAGCACGACGTCGAGGCCGAGCACCGCCTCACGGGTGACTCCATACTTCACGCACATGAGGCCGCCGGCGCCGGTCGCGATCGTGCCGCCGATGGTCGCCCACGCCCGGCTCGCCGGGTCGGGCGCGTAGAAAAGCCCTTGCTCGCGGGCGGCGGCATCCAACTCGGCGACGATGACACCCGGCTCAACAACCGCGATCTGGTCGACGGCATCAATCTCATGGATGCGCGTCATGCGCGCCGTCGACAGCACCAGCCGGTCTGCGCCCGCCATGGCACCGCCGGCAAGCCCCGTGCCCGCGCCGCGCGGCACGACGGGAAGGCGGTGCGCGCTCGCGATGCGCAGAGCCGCCTGCACGTCGGCGACCGACGCGGCGTGCACGATCGCGAGGGGCGCTGCGGCCGAGCGCTGCCCCGACTTGTCGGCGCGCGCCGCGTTGAGCTCGCGGGGGTCTGTGGAAAGCGCCGCGCCGAGGGCAGAACGCAGCTCGGCGAGGGCGGCGGTGCGGTCGGTCGTCACCGCGCCATTGTGTCGCGATTACCCGGCGCTCTGCTCAACGCCGCGGCGACCGCGTGCGATCCACGAGCCAGAACAGCCCGCCGACCATCGCGAAGGTGGCGGCGGTGAGGAAGGTGACGGTCGGGCTCTCGTTCACCGGAACGACCGGGACGCCGGGCGTCGCAATCGGGCCAACGAGCACGAGGCGGAGGGCGCCGAGCGCCAACCCCGCGACGGCCGCCGCGATCACCGCGGCCAGCGTTACCCACGTGAGCCGAGCATCCAGCACCTGCCAGCGCAGGGCAGTCAGGACAATCGGAGCCGCGGTGAACCACAGCAGCGGCGCCACATCGACGAACAGCAGCACGACCTCGCCGGGGCGATCAAACGACGTGTCGGCCGCCCCCAGCTGAAACGACAGCCCGCCGATGACCATGGCGATTAGCGCGACCAGCGGCAGTGTGCGGGTGACCTGCCCCGACGACATGACCGGGGGGGGGGCGACGGCCGGGCATCGCGGGTCGCGCTGTCGACATGCGGGCACGCTAACCGCAGCGTCCGCGCGGTGGCCGGAAGGGGAATGAGCCGCACAATGTGCGCAAAACTTCGTGGGAGAACCCTCCGTATCGCCGCTCACTGCTTGAAGTGTCCGGTGGGACTGCGGAATCGTGGCTGACTTATTGCCCGCGATCCGGAAGGAGCAGCCATGCTCACCCTCACCCCGACCGCCAGCACCGTCATCGAGAACCTCGTCGCACGCGAGGCCGACCCCGGCACCGCCGGCCTGCGCATCGACTCCGGTGGAGCTGACTCGACGCAGTTCGCCGTGTCGGTCGCGCCCGCCCCCGTTGACGGCGACCAGGTAGTCGAGAACGGCGCTGCCCGTGTATTTCTCGAGCAGAACGCGTCCGTCGCCCTCGCCGACAAGGTGCTCGACGCGCAGGTCGCGGAGGACGGCAACGTTCGCTTCGCCATCGGCGAGCAGGCTTCGTAACGCAGCACCCCGTCGTCGCCCCTGACGACGCCCACGAGCACCCCCGGTGCGACGGCCTGTCTCCGTCGGCCCGGGGGTGCTCGTGGCGCATCTGCAATCGCTGGTCGACCCTGACACCGCCTCCGAATGGGTCGAAAGACCCTCGACAGCGGGGTGATCCCTCGGCCAGGCTGGAAGGCATGGCAGTCATCGATAACTCCCGTTTGGCCATCGTCGGAGCAGGGGCGGTGGGCACCGCCCTCGCTTACGCTTCCCTCATTCGTGAGAGCGCGCGCGAGGTGGTGTTGTACGACATCGACGAAGCGCGCGTCAACGCCGAGATTCTCGACCTCGCGCACGGCACCCCGTTCACCGGTTCGAGCGCCGTCAGTGGCGGTGCCGACCTCGACGTGGTGGAGGGGGCCAACGTCGTGGTGATCACAGCCGGTGCCAAGCAACACCCCGGCCAGAGCCGACTCGACCTCGCCGGGGTCAACGTCGAGATCCTGCGCGATCTCATGCCCCGGCTCGTCGAGCGCGCACCCAATGCCGTGTTCATGCTCGTGACGAACCCGTGCGACGTGTTGGCGGTCGCCGCCCAGCGGTTCAGCGAGCTCGAACCCGCTCGGGTGTTCTCGAGCGGCACGGTGCTCGACTCCTCGCGGCTCCGGTGGCGGCTCGCGGAACGCCTCGGCGTGAGCGCCGCAAGCGTGCACGCCATGATCGTCGGCGAGCACGGTGATAGCGAGTTTCCGCTGTGGTCGCAAAGCCGCATAGGCCCGATCCCTATTCGCGAGTGGATCGACGAAGAGGGGGCGAGCCTCACGGTCGAGGAGTTCGACGAGATCGCCGACGAGGTGAAGAACGCCGCATACACCGTCATCGCGGGCAAGGGCGCGACGAACTACGCGATCGGACTGTCCGGCGCGCGTATCGTCGAGGCGATCCTGCATGACGAGGGCGCGATCCTGCCGGTCTCGAGCGTGCTCGACGACTACCGCGGCGTGAGCGGCGTCGCGCTGTCTGTGCCGAGCATCGTCGATGCGCGCGGGGTCTCCCGCGTCATCGACGCGCCATTCTCGGCGGAGGAGGAGCGTCAGCTCCATCAGAGCGCGGAGGCGATCCGCGCCTCCCTCGAGGCTCTGGGGCTGTGAGCCGCGTCACCTGACGAGGTCGGCGTACGCCCGATCTGAGACGCCCGCGCGCGTGAGCGCGGCGACGCGGCCGCGGCGGAACCGTTCGATCACCACGGGATCGATGTACGACGAACGCGCCACGGCGCGCGTGTTGCGAAGCGTCTCTGCGACGGTATCCACCGCCGAGAGGATGAC
The sequence above is a segment of the Microcella alkaliphila genome. Coding sequences within it:
- a CDS encoding DUF1611 domain-containing protein encodes the protein MQPHQPLAAVLPLGSTAVVYCDGAFGDADGKTANGLVRHSELYDIVSVVDARFAGRDASDILDGVAPGIPVVGDLAEALALRADLPDYLIWGIAPADGVLTDAHRAVLLDAISRGMHIINGLHELLGDDAEMSAAARLSSVTITDVRRQRLAKDLRLYSGRIRTVTCPRIAVLGTDGSIGKRTTATILVAALRARGLTAVLVGTGQTTIMQGGLYGAAVDAMVPQYRSGEVEHQVVRAFEVENPDVIVIEGQGALSHPAYLSSGAIIRGSRPTGVIVQHAPARLMRDDFPNEPMPSLAHEIALIELFGHTRVIGITLNHEHLSDAQITATIDQYTRDYALPVTDALSRPATELADMVIGSDPRLRAAQTHAANG
- a CDS encoding spermidine synthase, which encodes MRRFAELAVESTPMGELVLRRRHDPVIDAEVYEVKLGDEFLMSSLFTVAEEELARLGLAAVHGYGPLDVVVGGLGLGYTAVTALDDARIHSLVVIDALRPVIDWHERRLLPVSDRLVSDSRTRLVAADFFAWARGDQPDGTPREPVDAILLDVDHTPQHTLDASHADLYTVAGFRRLAERLRPGGVFALWSDERPHAGTLSDLEAAFDDVAGHTVAFANPLTEGESVNGVYVGRARRP
- a CDS encoding FAD-binding oxidoreductase produces the protein MTTDRTAALAELRSALGAALSTDPRELNAARADKSGQRSAAAPLAIVHAASVADVQAALRIASAHRLPVVPRGAGTGLAGGAMAGADRLVLSTARMTRIHEIDAVDQIAVVEPGVIVAELDAAAREQGLFYAPDPASRAWATIGGTIATGAGGLMCVKYGVTREAVLGLDVVLADGTLMRLGHRTVKGVTGLDLVGLMVGSEGTLGVVVGATVRLLPVPAGTTATIGAHLPSVVAAGAASAAIMASGVRPAALEIIDPLALSRIHAYLGLPLPLDGTTHLLVQTDGPQAIADAESALALVRAAGGDGDVSTDEASAERLLTVRRSFHAAMEAHGSVLIEDVAVPRRRLPEMFAAIERISAEFGVEIPTVAHAGDGNLHPNFVYSGDAVPEPVWQAAHAVFREALALGGTLTGEHGIGVLKKRHLVDELGEHQLALQRRIKAAFDPLGIMNPDAVF
- a CDS encoding Fe-S cluster assembly protein HesB; this encodes MLTLTPTASTVIENLVAREADPGTAGLRIDSGGADSTQFAVSVAPAPVDGDQVVENGAARVFLEQNASVALADKVLDAQVAEDGNVRFAIGEQAS
- a CDS encoding L-lactate dehydrogenase, encoding MAVIDNSRLAIVGAGAVGTALAYASLIRESAREVVLYDIDEARVNAEILDLAHGTPFTGSSAVSGGADLDVVEGANVVVITAGAKQHPGQSRLDLAGVNVEILRDLMPRLVERAPNAVFMLVTNPCDVLAVAAQRFSELEPARVFSSGTVLDSSRLRWRLAERLGVSAASVHAMIVGEHGDSEFPLWSQSRIGPIPIREWIDEEGASLTVEEFDEIADEVKNAAYTVIAGKGATNYAIGLSGARIVEAILHDEGAILPVSSVLDDYRGVSGVALSVPSIVDARGVSRVIDAPFSAEEERQLHQSAEAIRASLEALGL